A genomic segment from Aegilops tauschii subsp. strangulata cultivar AL8/78 chromosome 1, Aet v6.0, whole genome shotgun sequence encodes:
- the LOC109760317 gene encoding uncharacterized protein isoform X2 translates to MPSTPSMAPYPLNNASNSSYMLLRVLFFRLVLGLQVESSLSMEIIAFWLWLQQGNGQVGYLQHIYSLGDNHFRAIVSSAKRFLEVLHFAFGGSEARSIPRSDFQNQAIEGISLYLNTICYEALEDLRESIEMNFVRNQMTYLRREAYGQSRTDRVPTASSMTDLYQEAYGESSHEQIPNISMTDLYQEAYGESSHEQIPNISMTDLYQEAYGESSHEQIPNSSMTDLYQEAYGESSHEQIPNSSKHLLTKIKALYANNPKHHGEGTSSRNIRFQTSQMRHGEGSNSRNIHPQTSRMLHHDTEDEVYDYQPTSRLVTLLDKLSLRENHNDAITQDLSDVPPDERTLFVTFSNGYPLTKDELHEFFMSSGGLWLRATTSTPRTYSALASGLRRTLYHQGCRL, encoded by the exons ATGCCTTCCACACCCTCCATGGCACCATATCCACTGAATAATGCTTCAAATTCTTCCTATATGCTACTTCGAGTGTTGTTCTTTCGTTTGGTCCTTGGTCTTCAAGTTGAGTCTTCCCTTTCCATGGAGATAATTGCCTTTTGGTTGTGGCTCCAACAAGGGAATGGCCAAGTTGGTTACCTTCAGCACATATACTCTCTTGGTGACAACCATTTTCGCGCAATTGTTTCTTCTGCAAAACGTTTTCTGGAAGTTCTCCATTTTGCATTCGGTGGTTCAGAGGCCAGATCTATACCAAGAAGTGACTTTCAGAACCAAGCTATTGAAGGAATTTCTCTCTACCTCAATACTATCTGTTATGAGGCCTTAGAAGATCTTCGAGAAAGTATAGAGATGAATTTTGTCCGTAATCAGATGACATACCTACGTCGAGAAGCCTATGGACAGTCCAGGACTGATCGGGTTCCTACTGCAAGCTCG ATGACAGATCTATACCAAGAGGCCTATGGAGAATCATCGCATGAACAGATTCCTAATATCTCA ATGACAGATCTATACCAAGAGGCCTACGGAGAATCATCGCATGAACAGATTCCTAATATCTCA ATGACAGATCTATACCAAGAGGCCTATGGAGAATCATCACATGAACAGATTCCTAATAGCTCG ATGACAGATCTATACCAAGAGGCCTATGGAGAATCATCGCATGAACAAATTCCTAATAGCTCA AAACACCTTCTTACCAAGATCAAGGCTTTGTATGCAAACAATCCGAAGCATCATGGAGAAGGCACAAGTTCTAGAAATATCCGTTTTCAAACAAGTCAAATGCGTCATGGAGAAGGCTCAAATTCAAGAAATATCCATCCTCAAACAAGTCGTATGCTCCACCATGATACAGAGGACGAAGTATATGATTATCAGCCAACCTCCCGTTTGGTCACATTGCTGGATAAGTTGAGCTTAAGAGAGAACCATAATGATGCA ATCACGCAAGACCTATCTGATGTTCCACCAGATGAGAGAACTTTGTTCGTGACATTTTCTAATGGCTATCCACTGACCAAGGATGAACTACATGAATTTTTTATGAG TAGTGGAGGCCTCTGGTTAAGAGCTACGACATCGACACCACGGACCTACTCAGCTCTCGCTTCAGGGCTACGTCGAACTCTCTATCACCAAGGGTGCAGGCTCTAG